The stretch of DNA GTCGCCGCTAAACAGCTGGCATGGTGCTGCATCCCGCTTGTGGCACGATGCACTGCCCATTCTGCGAAGTCAACCGGGACCACCCATCATTGTCTGGAAAAAACGAACGCAGAACAATCCGTTAAGCGCAGTGAACACGCGTTTGATGGGCGCTCATTTTGACCAGTTTATGACGGGCAGCCTCGCTCTTCAGCCGATCTGACAGCGACAATAGATCTAGTTTCGTTGACAAGCCGTTAACCATGGACGGCACGCTCTGCGCATTGGGCGGCTTGTGGGAAACTCCCAAGGCTGTGGGAGCGCGACCGGGCATTTCGTTCCCGGAGCAAACGGACTCATCGATGCCCGCCATCATCCGCCAAATCAGCCGCGTGAGGATGATCTGGCCCAACGAGGCGCGGGCCAAATGGGCTGCCCGTGGGCTGTGGAAATCCTACAAGCCTATCTAATCTAAGGCGATTTGGATCTGAAGCGTCACCCGCTCGTCGCAAAAACTTCATGGGCCTGCAAAAAATTCGATGAGCCGCTTGACAGCCCGAGGGCGGCGCTCATATAAGCACCATCACTGAACGGGACGCGCTGCTGACGCGGCGCTGACCCCGGCTCTGCTCCTACCGAAAATGATCGAAACTGCTAGACTCGCTAAGGCGCGAGGGAGTATGCTTCGACTCCCCTTTTAGTAGGAAGCGCTGAATAAGCGCACTGTTCTTTGACATTGTGTATGAGAGAAAGAGAAACGCAGGCGGCGGCGTTCTGGCGGACCGGTTGGTTTGACTGATCGGTTGAGCAGAGACGCTGACGCATATGCGTGAACGAATCCAAGCGCTTGGCCTCTGGAAGGGGGCTGAGGTGCATGGACCCGTTAAATTCGCGTAAGCGACCAGCCTGGCGACGAAAGTTGCTGGGTTAAGAGCACAGTGTTTCAAACTTGAGAGTTTGATCCTGGCTCAGAACGAACGCTGGCGGCAGGCTTAACACATGCAAGTCGAACGCGCCCTTCGGGGCGAGTGGCAGACGGGTGAGTAACGCGTGGGAACATACCCTTTGGTTCGGAATAACTCAGGGAAACTTGAGCTAATACCGGATACGTCCGAGAGGAGAAAGATTTATCGCCGAAGGATTGGCCCGCGTTGGATTAGCTAGTTGGTGGGGTAACGGCCTACCAAGGCGACGATCCATAGCTGGTCTGAGAGGATGATCAGCCACACTGGGACTGAGACACGGCCCAGACTCCTACGGGAGGCAGCAGTGGGGAATCTTGGACAATGGGCGCAAGCCTGATCCAGCCATGCCGCGTGAGTGAAGAAGGCCCTAGGGTTGTAAAGCTCTTTCGGCGGGGAAGATAATGACGGTACCCGCAGAAGAAGCCCCGGCTAACTCCGTGCCAGCAGCCGCGGTAATACGGAGGGGGCTAGCGTTGTTCGGAATCACTGGGCGTAAAGCGCGCGTAGGCGGATATTTAAGTCAGAGGTGAAATCCCAGGGCTCAACCCTGGAACTGCCTTTGATACTGGATGTCTTGAGTCCGGGAGAGGTGAGTGGAATTCCCAGTGTAGAGGTGAAATTCGTAGATATTGGGAAGAACACCAGTGGCGAAGGCGGCTCACTGGCCCGGTACTGACGCTGAGGCGCGAAAGCGTGGGGAGCAAACAGGATTAGATACCCTGGTAGTCCACGCCGTAAACGATGGATGCTAGCCGTTGGTGAGCATGCTCATCAGTGGCGCAGCTAACGCATTAAGCATCCCGCCTGGGGAGTACGGTCGCAAGACTAAAACTCAAAGGAATTGACGGGGGCCCGCACAAGCGGTGGAGCATGTGGTTTAATTCGAAGCAACGCGCAGAACCTTACCAACCCTTGACATCCCGGTCGCGGACTTCAGAGATGAGGTCCTTCAGTTCGGCTGGACCGGTGACAGGTGCTGCATGGCTGTCGTCAGCTCGTGTCGTGAGATGTTGGGTTAAGTCCCGCAACGAGCGCAACCCTCGCCTCCCGTTGCCATCATTAAGTTGGGCACTCAGGAGGGACTGCCGGTGATAAGCCGGAGGAAGGTGGGGATGACGTCAAGTCCTCATGGCCCTTACGGGTTGGGCTACACACGTGCTACAATGGCGGTGACAGTGGGCAGCCACTCAGCGATGAGGAGCTAATCCCAAAAAGCCGTCTCAGTTCGGATTGCACTCTGCAACTCGGGTGCATGAAGTTGGAATCGCTAGTAATCGTGGATCAGCATGCCACGGTGAATACGTTCCCGGGCCTTGTACACACCGCCCGTCACACCATGGGAGTTGGTCTTACCCGAAGATGGTGCGCTAACCCGCAAGGGAGGCAGCCAGCCACGGTAAGGTCAGCGACTGGGGTGAAGTCGTAACAAGGTAGCCGTAGGGGAACCTGCGGCTGGATCACCTCCTTTCTAAGGTAGATCCTTCATGGAGAGATGATTCTCCATCTTGAATCTTCATTGGAACAATAGAGGCGCCACGCCTCATACTGCGGAATGCCGCCGTCTTCGTTTCTCTTTCTTACGGGTCGCATGCTGGTTGAGGCTTATCGGGCCTGTAGCTCAGTTGGTTAGAGCGCGCGCTTGATAAGCGTGAGGTCGGAAGTTCAAGTCTTCCCAGGCCCACCATGCCTAGTGTGGTGTGGTGAGGAGTGGTTGCTCCGACGTCGCTTGCCGTGCGCGGACCGCATCGGATCATTGAACGACGACTTGCATCTTCTCAAAGGGGCCATAGCTCAACTGGGAGAGCGCCTGCTTTGCAAGCAGGAGGTCGTCGGTTCGATCCCGACTGGCTCCACCATTATCGGCATGGTCTGACCCGTAGAGAACACGGTTCTCCGCTTAAATAGCGGTGAAATGTTCTGCTCATTGACATTGTGAAGAAGGGATTTGTTCGAGGCTTTGCTTAGCTCACCCAAGCGGCAAGGCAGCTCGTATGAGCCGGTGGACACACAACCACTGTCGGGCAAGTCTTTCGAAGAATTGTGGACTGACCGCGCTCTCGTCGATGGTCATGTCCCGGGGCATGCGGAAGTGTGCGCTGGGGAGTGATTGTTGGCAATGAGAGCGATCAAGCGTCTTAAGAGCATTCGGTGGATGCCTTGGTAGCAAGAGGCGATGAAGGACGTGGTACGCTGCGAAAAGCCACGGGGAGCCGCGAACAGGCTTTGATCCGTGGATGTCCGAATGGGGCAACCCACAGCTTCGGCTGTATCACATGCTGAATCCATAGGCATGTGAAGCGAACCCGGGGAACTGAAACATCTCAGTACCTGGAGGAAAGGAAATCACAGAGACTCCGCTAGTAGTGGCGAGCGAACGCGGACCAGGCCCGTGCCTGGTGTTTTACAACCGGAACCATCTGGAAAGTTGGGCCTTAGAGGGTGAGAGCCCCTTACGGGTAATGAAAACACCAGGACTTGAGTAAGGCGGGGCACGAGAAACCCTGTCTGAACATGGGGAGACCACTCTCCAAGCCTAAGTACTCCTTGCTGACCGATAGTGCACTAGTACCGTGAGGGAAAGGTGAAAAGCACCCCGACGAGGGGAGTGAAAGAGAACCTGAAACCGGATGCTTACAAACAGTAGGAGCCCAAGGTTCGTCCTGGGTGACTGCGTACCTTTTGTATAATGGGTCAGCGAGTTAATCTGACGAGCAAGCTTAAGCCGGTAGGTGTAGGCGCAGCGAAAGCGAGTCTGAACAGGGCGTTCAGTTCGTCGGATTAGACCCGAAACCGAGTGATCTAGCCATGAGCAGGCTGAAAGTGCGGTAACACGCACTGGAGGGCCGAACCCACGTCTGTTGAAAAAGCCGGGGATGACTTGTGGCTAGGGGTGAAAGGCCAATCAAACTCGGAGATAGCTGGTTCTCCGCGAAAGCTATTTAGGTAGCGCCTCGCGTGAATGCTCCTGGGGGTAGAGCACTGGATGGGCTAGGGGTCCTCACCGGATTACCAAACCTAACCAAACTCCGAATACCAGGAAGTACTGCGCGGGAGACACACGGCGGGTGCTAAGGTCCGTCGTGAAGAGGGAAACAGCCCTGACCGCCAGCTAAGGTCCCCAAGTCATGGCTAAGTGGGAAAGGATGTGAGGATCCCATAACAACCAGGAGGTTGGCTTAGAAGCAGCCATCCTTTAAAGAAAGCGTAACAGCTCACTGGTCTAAATAAGGGTCTTTGCGCCGAAAATGTAACGGGGCTAAAGCCATGCACCGAAGCTGCGGGTGCACACTGATGTGTGCGCGGTAGCGGAGCGTTCCGTAAGCCGGTGAAGGATGACCCGTGAGGGCATCTGGAGGTATCGGAAGAGCGAATGCTGACATGAGTAACGACAAAGAGGGTGAAAGACCCTCTCGCCGAAAGTCCAAGGGTTCCTGCGTAAAGCTAATCTGCGCAGGGTTAGCCGGCTCCTAAGGCGAGGCCGACAGGCGTAGTCGATGGGAATGAGGTTAATATTCCTCAGCCAGCGGGTAGTGACGAATGCTGTGAGTTGTACGGGCTTATTGGATTGTCTGTGCAGCGAAGGCGTTCCAGGAAATAGCTCCCGCATCAGACCGTACCCTAAACCGACACAGGTGGACTGGTAGAGTATACCAAGGCGCTTGAGAGAACGATGCTGAAGGAACTCGGCAAATTGCCTCCGTAACTTCGGAAGAAGGAGGCCCCGTAGATGGGCAACCATTTGCGGGGGGCACAGACTAGGGGGTGGCGACTGTTTATCAAAAACACAGGGCTCTGCGAAGTCGCAAGACGACGTATAGGGTCTGACGCCTGCCCGGTGCCGGAAGGTTAAGAGGAGAGGTGCAAGCTTTGAATCGAAGCCCCGGTAAACGGCGGCCGTAACTATAACGGTCCTAAGGTAGCGAAATTCCTTGTCGGGTAAGTTCCGACCTGCACGAATGGCGTAACGACTTCCCCACTGTCTCCAGCATCGACTCAGTGAAATTGAATTCCCCGTGAAGATGCGGGGTTCCTGCGGTCAGACGGAAAGACCCCGTGCACCTTTACTATAGCTTTACACTGGCATTCGTGGCGACATGTGTAGCATAGGTGGGAGGCTTTGAAGCCGCGGCGCCAGCCGTGGTGGAGCCATCATTGAAATACCACCCTTGTGGTCATGAATGTCTAACCGCGGCCCGTCATCCGGGTCCGAGACAGTGTATGGTGGGTAGTTTGACTGGGGCGGTCGCCTCCCAAAGAGTAACGGAGGCGCGCGATGGTGGGCTCAGACTGGTCGGAAATCAGTCGTCGAGTGCAATGGCATAAGCCCGCCTGACTGCGAGACTGACAAGTCAAGCAGAGACGAAAGTCGGTCATAGTGATCCGGTGGTCCCGCGTGGAAGGGCCATCGCTCAACGGATAAAAGGTACGCCGGGGATAACAGGCTGATGATTCCCAAGAGTCCATATCGACGGAATCGTTTGGCACCTCGATGTCGGCTCATCACATCCTGGGGCTGGAGCAGGTCCCAAGGGTACGGCTGTTCGCCGTTTAAAGTGGTACGTGAGCTGGGTTCAGAACGTCGTGAGACAGTTCGGTCCCTATCTGCCGTGGGTGTAGGAAGCTTGAGAGGATCTGTCCTTAGTACGAGAGGACCGGGATGGACGCACCTCTGGTGGACCTGTTGTCGCGCCAGCGGCACAGCAGGGTAGCTATGTGCGGACGGGATAACCGCTGAAGGCATCTAAGCGGGAAACCCACCTCAAAACCAGGCTTCCCTTGAGAGCCGTGGTAGACCACCACGTTGATAGGCCGGGTGTGGAAGTGCAGCAATGCATGCAGCTTACCGGTACTAATAGCTCGATCGGCTTGATCGCTCTCATTCTCTGCAATCACTCAATCCATCAACGACAGCGCATCCGTCAGTCCACAATCTCTGTTCTTCGCCGGCCCGGTGGCCATAGCGAGGTGTCCACACCCGATCCCATCCCGAACTCGGCCGTTAAACGCCTCTGCGCCGATGGTACTTCGTCTCAAGACGCGGAAGAGTAGGTCACTGCCGGGCCTGCAAAGAACAGAAAACAGAACACTTCGAAAGCAACCCCCCTTCTCACAACACATACAAAAACGCCCCACACAAACCCGTGGGGCGTTTTGTGTTTCGGAAACTCCCGCCTTGTGTCGCGGACGCAAATAGGATTCTCTGCCGCTCTGGCATGCGCTTGGGCGAGTGAAGAAGGGACCTCCGTCTTACCCGCCTGCTGCTCACCTCTTTTGCTGCGGGGGCTGGGATGGCAATCCTACCAAATCCTGAAGTTGTGGCGCTATTCGAGCGTAGGACTTCGTCCATTCAGTATCTCGTCATCTGCCCCGAGACCCGAAGCTGTGCGATCGTGGACCCGGTGCTTGATTTCGATCCGAAATGCGGTTCGATTGCAACCCACAGCGCCGATAAAATTCTTGAGGAAATCGCCAGGCGCCAGCTAAAGCTGCAATGGATTCTCGACACGCATCCCCATGCCGATCATTTGTCTGCTGCGGCCTATCTCAAGGACAAGACGGGTGCACCGACCGCGATCGGGTCTCGTGTGACCGCTGTCCAGAACCTGTGGAAGGTCATCTACAACTTGCCCGGTCTCGCCACGGATGGATCGCAGTGGGATCGACTGTTTGATGACGGTGATCGGTTTCAGATCGGCAACCTCCAGGCAAGAGTGATGGCGGCTCCTGGCCATACCCTGGCCTCGATCACCTATGTGATCGGAGATGCGGCCTTTATTCATGATACGCTGTTCATGCCGGATGCAGGGACGGCGCGCGCAGATTTCCCGGGAGCCGATCCTGGGATGTTGTGGGATACAATTCAGGGGATCTTGGCATTGCCCGAAACCACCCGGCTTTTCGTCGGGCATGACTATCAGCCAGGCGGCCGCGAGCCGCGGTGGCACTGCACCGTTGCTGAACAGAAAGCTGGTAATGTCCATCTTCGCCGCGCTCCGACAAAGGACGAATTCGTTGCTCTGCGGACGGAGCGGGATCGGACGCTTCCGATGCCGGCGCTTATCCTGTTTGCTTTGCAGGTGAACATCAATGGTGGCCGATTGCCCGAACCAGAGACGAACGGGCAGCGCTATCTGAAATATCCGATCAATAAATTTACGTCGGCGGCCTGGGAGTGATTCGCCTTCCATCGTCCTGGCCCCTGAAACAGGCCGCAGCCAGTTTCAGCTGTGTACTGATCATTTGGCCGAGATACTTCCGAACCGCGCTTTACCAAAGAAAAATGCGGGAAATCAAAACTGCTCACGGCAGATATTAGCAAGCTCGGATGTTTTCGTCTGTGATCGACTGACCGCGCTATTGTTGCGGATGGCAGATCATCTTATACGTTCTCCATATTAAGATGATTTTTCGCTGAAAAAGATGAAGCGCCCCGCTTCTCATGATATTTCGATAGCAATTCTGAGAAAATCGTATTTAAATTGTCAGTTGTCAAAGTTTCGCCACTGTCGGATCGCCTCTATGAGACGACTATCGAGTAAATCGCGAGATGGAGCGGGTGGAATGGTTGAGAAGGGGAATGACGTCGACGTGGAACTTACCGCGCATATCGTGTCGGCATACGTCGCCAAAAACTCGGTCCAACTCACGGATCTGGCCGGCTTGATCTCGTCGGTTCATCAGGCGCTGAGTACCTTGGGGATGGATGGAGCAGCGCAAGATGCGCCGCCGCCCACTCCCGCTGTTCCCGTCAAGAGATCTGTGACGCGCGAGTACATCATATGTCTGGAAGACGGTAAGAAGTTCAAGTCGCTCAAGCGTCACCTGAGCACACACTATAATATGACGCCCGAGCAGTACCGGGCGAAATGGCAGCTGCCCCCGGATTATCCGATGGTCGCACCTGCTTATGCCGAGGCACGCTCTAATCTGGCGCGCTCCTTGGGGCTTGGTCGCAAGCCTGCCTCATCGCAGACGGCTCCAGCGTCCACCAATCGGGGAGCCGATGAAGGGGAGGCCGACGAGGCTGAGCAGGCAAAGCCGAAGGCAACTGCGCCGCGCCGCACCGCTCGTGCCAAAGCCCTCAAGGAAGCCTAGTTCTCGGCCCTTACAGGCGAGATATCCACGCGGATCCTGCTACCTGCTGCCTTCAAGGCCTGGCACTGTGAACCGTAATTGGCCGACCGTATCAGCGGCGGCCACTTGCCGGTTGCTGTGGACTGGGCGCTGACCGGTTCGTGAACATCGAAACCACGTTGGCGCCCTGCCATGCCCATGAGCCGAGACACTGTCTGCCAATGTTTAGGGCCCGCGCCAGCGAGACCACGACCCCGAGCTGCTGAAGGGCCTCGGGCGTCATGGCATCTTGGTCAGGATGAGATGTCGCAAGGATGAGGCGATCCGCACCGCGTTCGACCGCAAGACGCTCGAAATCGATCCGTCCGCCAAGATCAACGGGCCAGGGATTGGCGCAAGCCCTGGCGGTCTCGACAAGACCGCGCTGGAGGGCCACCAGCTCCAGCTGCTCGAAAATGCCGAGCAGATCTTCCGGCACCGGTGGAAACGTGCAGGAGATGCCGAGCGAGAGATAGGATTCCGGTGCTGCGTCAACCACCAGATCGGCGAGTTGATCAGGCTCGGCGTAGCAATCGAGGTGAATTCCAGTCACGGGTAGGCTCAGGATGAGCCCGTGATTGCACGACAATGCCCCCCGGCCCGGAACGAGCAGCAGCTTGAGCTGTGGGGCTGCCTGCGCGAACAGACCATAGCTCGTTGAAATTGCCTCGGCTGTCTCTCGGTCCAGCGCCATTGCAAGGCAGGGCTCATTGATCTGTACCCAATCCGCACCTGCAGCCGCCAGCGCCTTCAAATTGGATGCGGCTCGTGAAATCACGCCGGCCAGATCGGCGACGCGACGTCTCGCGGGTTCAGCCGAACTCACCGGCGACTGCACCGTTGGCCTCAGGCGAATACCCTTCGACCGGGCCTCTGCAAACTCCCGGAGAATTTCTGGTCCAGCTTCCGCCAGGTCGAAAACCGTTTCGCTGGCAATCTGGTCGATGCCGAGATCTGCCAACGCTTTATAGCGGATGCAGCGGTCGGCGAGTTCGGCATTGAGTGAAGGCTTAGCGGTTGCCGGGCCAAGAGTGCTCACTGCGGCAGCCATGGCGATATTCCTTCCGCGGTCCCCCAGCCAGCCGGGGCTGAGAGCGAGGCCGATGATGAAATCATCCTCCTCGCCACCCGGAATGTCAATTCCAGATAATCATATGCAGATAGCTTTATGCGTTGGTGCAAGGCACCCCCGGGGACGCGCCTTGCCTGGCAGCCTGCATCCTGGAGTGGCCAAAGAGAATACCCGCCTCGATGCTGCGAAAGCTTCTGCCGGGCCGCCATCCCCGCATGATGCTACTTCGCGCGTTTCGCAAAGAAGGCGGCGACAGCTGCTTTCATCTCCGGCGAGCGACCGGCAGCCCCCTGCAGGTCGCGTTCGAGATCAAGCATCGGATCGAGATCGGGCTCGGCCGCCCGCGCCATGAGCCTCTTCGTCGAGGCGATCGCAAATGGCGACAGCTGCGCCAGCTTGCTGGCAATGGTCTCGACCTCCTCGCCCAAAGCCTCATCATCGAAGATCTTCCACACCAGCCCCCAGCTGAGTGCCTCTTCTGCGGAAACCCTGTCTCCCAGCAACATCATCGGGGCGGCCCTCACGCGTCCAATGATCCGCGGCAGGAACAAGGTATTGCCAGCGTCCGGAACGAGCGCGATTCCGACGAAAGGCTCATAGAAGAATGCCGATCGCGCCGCGACCACGATATCGCCTGCGAGTGCGAGGCCGACACTGGCACCCGCGCA from Rhodoligotrophos sp. CJ14 encodes:
- a CDS encoding MBL fold metallo-hydrolase, translating into MAILPNPEVVALFERRTSSIQYLVICPETRSCAIVDPVLDFDPKCGSIATHSADKILEEIARRQLKLQWILDTHPHADHLSAAAYLKDKTGAPTAIGSRVTAVQNLWKVIYNLPGLATDGSQWDRLFDDGDRFQIGNLQARVMAAPGHTLASITYVIGDAAFIHDTLFMPDAGTARADFPGADPGMLWDTIQGILALPETTRLFVGHDYQPGGREPRWHCTVAEQKAGNVHLRRAPTKDEFVALRTERDRTLPMPALILFALQVNINGGRLPEPETNGQRYLKYPINKFTSAAWE
- a CDS encoding MucR family transcriptional regulator gives rise to the protein MVEKGNDVDVELTAHIVSAYVAKNSVQLTDLAGLISSVHQALSTLGMDGAAQDAPPPTPAVPVKRSVTREYIICLEDGKKFKSLKRHLSTHYNMTPEQYRAKWQLPPDYPMVAPAYAEARSNLARSLGLGRKPASSQTAPASTNRGADEGEADEAEQAKPKATAPRRTARAKALKEA
- a CDS encoding enoyl-CoA hydratase-related protein encodes the protein MSHYEDIQVSVAGGIATVAFNRPDRLNALRNQTGDELQDALAALESDSSVRVLILTGTGRAFGAGYDLTTIKPDETPQLDEVLEKHFNPVVRQMRNSRLPIISKVNGPCAGASVGLALAGDIVVAARSAFFYEPFVGIALVPDAGNTLFLPRIIGRVRAAPMMLLGDRVSAEEALSWGLVWKIFDDEALGEEVETIASKLAQLSPFAIASTKRLMARAAEPDLDPMLDLERDLQGAAGRSPEMKAAVAAFFAKRAK